The DNA sequence tttagagacccttttaatgatatgctaattttgtgagataggaattttgggttttcatgagctgtatgccaaaatcatccgtattaagacaataaaagacatgaaatatttcagttagtgtgcaatgaatctaaaatatatgaatgttaaattttcatcatgacattatggaaaataatgaactttatcacaatatgctaatattttgagaaggacttgtatgtatgtatatatatatatatatatatatatatgtatatatatatatatatatatttatatatatatatatatatatatatatatatacacacacacacacactttaccTTCTTGCCGTTCGCTCCAGAAGCTTCATGAggttgtcacctgaaatggttttccaaagagtcttgaaagatctTACCACACGTTCATTAAGAGACAGcgaaaggttaatatttcagtcatcacagcaaagggcggctactttaaggaatcaaaAATAGAGCTGAgctaaaaatttattttacaattttccgtttgctacataattccatatatgttcattcacagtgttgatgccttcagtgaaaaTCTAAGTACAATGGAAATagtcaaacataaagaaaaccattaaatgagaaaggcggtctaaaacgtttgaccggtagagtgtgtgtgtgtgtatatatatatatatatacacatatatatatacgtatatatatatatatatatatatatacataaatacatatataaagtaaagtgtggtggtggtgtgagCCCGATAGCTATGGCTTGGTCCTAACTGGTTCACGCCTGCGATGAAGCATAGCCAAAGAAAACGAGGAAGTCAGACACACAATCATGAGTCATGGGATGTACTTAGTTATTcacacatttttcagttttgccTAAAACTTGGTTTCTTCTTTCCTCCCTTATTTGAcctcttatttactattacttCATGTAATCCATCCTGAAGGTTGTCTTTTTATAACATATATGATCTAATAATATTATTCGTGTGAAATATAAAGGATACACCTCTGAGTGAATGAGACACCAGAAGCCTCAGAAATGTTCacacgtttcctgttttagatgTGAAACTAACAGCACATGTGAGCAAGTCCTCGCTGCTGTGTTTGAAGAACATAAAGGAGAGGAACTTCTAGAGCAGCAATGACAGAAAGAGGAAGAATCGACTTTTAGATCGGTTATTTCTGAAGGAAGCTTACTCTAGCTGGCAATAGAAGTGCATTAAGCACCTCCAGGCGTCACTTTGATCTCTGAAACTAAGTTTGCTCTCTGAGGAGAAAATTCAGTTATCAGGCCATAGTTCTTAGTCCAATATGATGGTGAACAACCACAAAGACCCTTAAAAGTAATAGAAAGAAGTTGAAAAGCAATTATAAAGACAAGACCCCAACCCTAAACAAACTTTATGTAACTTTACTCTTTCTCTCTCCAGATGCTGATCAGCTGATGTGCATAACCCTGAAGATGTTCATGCTTTGATCTGATTGGCCGTTAATCCCTCCAGACCCAGGTCCCCTGATTGGACATTTATTCCTGCAGAGCCTTGTCCTTAGATTTGATTGGCCAGCTATCTCTGGAGACCCAGACCCTTGGATGTGATTGACCGCCATGCTGCCCGTCACAGAGGGGTTACCAATGAACAACCAGACCTTAGTCAACTGCAAGAGGCCTTATGAGGAGGACCGGTTGCCGCTGCTGGTTCTGTACATCATTGTTCTGGTCATCGGTCTTCCCACCAATGTTCTGACAATCTTCCTCACCTGGCAGCAGGTGTGTAGGAAAAATGTGCTTGGTGTTTATCTTTGGAGCCTGTCGCTGTGTGACCTGACCTACCTGTTCACCCTGCCCCTTTGGGCGGACTACGTTAACAGCGGCCATAACTGGCGGTGGAGTTCAACCGCCTGCAAACTGACAGGCTACATCTTCTTCACCAACATGTACATCAGCATTTTTCTGCTCTGCTGCATCTCCTGCGACCGTTACTGGGCAGTGGCCTACAGTCTGGAGTCGCGTGGCCTGAGGCGACAGCGCCACGCCGTGATCATCACAGTGGTCATTGTTCTGGTGGTGGCCATTGGTCACACCGCCGTCTTCACCATGAAGGAGGGTGATCCTGAGAGCTTCAGACGCTGCTTTGAGCCGAGTCAGAGCAGCGTCA is a window from the Girardinichthys multiradiatus isolate DD_20200921_A chromosome 15, DD_fGirMul_XY1, whole genome shotgun sequence genome containing:
- the gpr132b gene encoding probable G-protein coupled receptor 132b, with the translated sequence MLPVTEGLPMNNQTLVNCKRPYEEDRLPLLVLYIIVLVIGLPTNVLTIFLTWQQVCRKNVLGVYLWSLSLCDLTYLFTLPLWADYVNSGHNWRWSSTACKLTGYIFFTNMYISIFLLCCISCDRYWAVAYSLESRGLRRQRHAVIITVVIVLVVAIGHTAVFTMKEGDPESFRRCFEPSQSSVTVMGFNYARFVIGFLLPLLLLVVTNRFVLANVQRSAGLQKGQKRRVCRLAVAVVLLFLICFGPYHLILLVRAIITQFPQLVETSCLFEKNMYTPYTISLGLSTINSAVNPILYVLSSNNIRKECYRGLSQVRVLACHGAPSNSSQNKSLELNAGTETERQAGGRTET